The Verrucomicrobiota bacterium genomic sequence GGCCGGCTCTTTCCGGAACGCCTGGGCCACGGCCCGGCGGAAGACGACGACGATCCGCCGTCGCATCTTCCGTCCGACCGGAAGTGGCGCGCGATCTCCGCCAAGGAAAGTGCCTATATCCAGAGCGTGGATAACGAGATCCTCCTGCGAATCGCCCGGGAAAACAAAACCCTGGTGCGGATGGAGCACGCGGTCGGAGAGTTTGTGGTCGAGGACACTACGCTGGTCTCACTGGCGGCAGATGGGCCGCCGGATGAAAAGGTCATTGACGACCTGCGCTGCGCCTTCGCCCTCAGCCGCTACCGCACGGTCCATCAGGACGTGGGCTTCGGAATCCGGCAGATTGTGGATGTCGCCTTGAAGGCGCTTTCTCCCGGGATCAACGACACCACCACGGCCACCACCTGTGTGGAATATCTGACCGCGATTCTGGCGCGGCTGGCGGTCCGGCGGATCCCTTCAAATTACCGCCATGAGGAAGGGGAGTTGCGCGTGATCGCCCTGGGGCTGAGCTTCGAAAGCTTGCTGGCGGAATCCTTCGACGAAATCCAAAGCAGTTCCAAAGGCAATCTTACCGTCATGTTGCGGATGCTCGAAGGCCTGCAAACCTTGGCCGGGTTGACTGCCAATCCTCCCCACCGGCGGGTGCTAGGTGAACAAGCCGATCAGATTGCCGAACTGGCGGAGCGCACCCTCGAGTTTCCGCACGAGCAGACCCGGTTTGAGAGTCGTTTGGCGCAAGTGCGTGAAGCACTCAAGGCAGAGCTGGTTTTACCAATTTACGAACCACCCGCCGAAGCATGAAGACTATAATCAGTAACACTCCCCTTCCCCTCCGGTTGTAAGAGCCCCCGTCAATGGGACATTTCAAAAGTAGAGATTTCAAGCCGCTTTGGTTGTTGTGTTTTGGTTTGCTAGTTAAGTGTTAGACCTTAGTAGGGTTTCACCTCATTGCGGGAGCGGATCGAATGTTCTCTCTATAACCGATATAAAATCAGAAGTCTGACCACAAAATCTAACAATTAAAACACTTAGAAAGGAAACAACACATGACAAAAACCACGCAATCGCATACCGATCCGTCGGACTCAGCCAAGCAACTGAAGTCGATTTTCGCCGCTGGTCCGAACAGGTTCGTAAACAGCTTGAACCAACGCGGGTGGGCACAGGCTTTCTGGATCTTGTCTCTTCGTTATTAGAGGGCACGTCGGGCGTGTTAGATAGTCTTGGGAAGAAGGTCAGCGAAGCTCTAACGTATAAGACTGGAGAAATGACAGGTCCAGGCACCTTGACATGCACTAGCTGTAAAAAAGAAATGCACTTCGACGAGCCCGGGCATGTGCCGCCTTGCGCTGGGTGTAATGGCACCATATTTCGCAAGCATTACTAAAGTTACATCATCGAGAGTAGCGTGCAGGTTACGTTTCTGTGACGGATCTCGCGAGGTAGGGCTTCACCCCATGGTGATTTTTACCATCAGGGGCTATTCTTGAGTCGAGTAGAAACCCCCTCATGAAAAATTCGAGACACCTCGGCATGTGAACCGCCTCAAATGACATTCCATTTACCAGATCCCGAAAACCAAATCACAAAGCCATGAAATCAGTTGCATTACTTACACCGATCATCGCACTCGCTGCCACAACCGGAACCCTTTTCGCGGAACACCACGAAACAACGAACAAACCATCCGAAAAGAACTTTGATGATGACTGATTGCGGAAGAAATCTAACACCATGAAAAAACTCATTGTATTTGATCTCGATGGCACACCCGAGGAAATCAAATCGCCTCTCGATGTCGTGGAAAAATCGGGGTCAGGCTGAGAATTGAGATAACTTTACAGGCGAAATGTGATGAGGCCTTAGCCGGGCTCAATGCAAAAGCCTCACCGTATCGCCTTGAGGATATTCAGAGTTATACCGCTGATTCTAATTATTTTCGATTCGAGTACTGAGATTCATCGGGAATGATGGAGGGATACCCCTTCGATAGACCCACTTCGACAGAAGCAGCCCGAACTTTTAAAGGAATGTAGACAACGGTAAAGGTGAAGAGGTGGACAGATTTTAATTGACTCGGAGCTCAGTCAGCCATAACTCTGGAGCGCAATGGCACAAATCGACTACTCAAACCCTCAGACTGACACGGTTCAACTCAAGCGCACTCTTGGTAAGTGGCAGTTGCTTTTTTACGGCCTAGGAAGCATGTTAGGTGCGGGCATTTACGCACTGGTCGGGAAAGCCGCCCTGATGATGGGAAACGCCGTCTGGATGGCGTTCGCGGCGGCAATGGTGGGAGCGATTCTCACCGGGCTATCCTATGCCAGCCTCGGCTCGCGCCATCCGCGCGCCGGCGGGGCGGCGTATGTCACGCAGCACGCCTTCGGCATCACGATTCTAAGCTATATCGTCGGTATCGCCGTCACTATGTCGGGCCTCACCAGCATGGCGGCCGGCACGCAGGCGATGGCGGATAACCTTCTTAAGGGCTTTTCACTGCTGGCGAATCAGCCCTACCAGGCGGGTTCGATCTGGATCAAACCAGTCTCCGTAGTGATCGTACTGATGATCGGGCTGGTGCTGATCAAAGGGATACGCGAAAGCATGTGGGCGAACCTGATCTGCACGTTCGTCGAGGCGGCAGGCCTGCTGTTTATCATCGCGGTCGGCATGCGGTTCTGGGGATCAGTCGATTACATGGAAATGCCCGTCGGCACCGACACGGGACATTTTTCCACCGTGCTGATGCTGGTGCTGAGCGGCGCGGTGCTGACGTTCTTTTCATTTATCGGATTTGAAGACATTTTGAACGTATCCGAAGAGGTGAAAAATCCGTCGCGAGATGTCCCGTTCGGGCTGGTCGGGGCGATGATCCTGGCCACGCTGATTTATATGGGGGTCGCGATTACCGCCGTCAGTGTGATTCCGTATCAGGAGTTTGCTGATTCGGGCTCGACACCACTGGTTCGCGTGGCGCAGGTGGCCGCGCCGTGGTTTGGCAGGATCGATGTGGTGTATGTCGGCATCAGTATTTTCGCCATCGGGAACACCGCGCTGCTGAATTATCTGATGGGTTCGCGACTGTTGTACGGGATGAGCCGCCAGGGATTGCTGCCCGGATTTCTCGGCATCGTTAATGCCCGAACGCAAACGCCCGTGGTGGCGATATGTGTGCTGTTCCTGATCGTTACCGCTCTGATCGCCGTCGGAAATGTCAAAGCATTGGCCGAATCCACCGTGCTGCTACTGCTTTGCGTCTTTATCATCATGAATGCGAGTCTGATTCGCCTAAAGCTAAAAAAGGATGAGCCGAAAGGTCGATTTGAAGTGCCGCTGTTGGTACCGATCCTCGGTCTACTGGTGTGCGGCGCGATGTTGGTTCGCCGTGCGATCGACCCATTTCTCGGGAAAGAAATCACCTCCGAAGCGTATCTGCCGCCTATGCTTGCAGCCGTGATCATCGTGGCGGCAGCGGGGCTGTATTTCGTCGTTTCGCCGGTAAAAGTGGCAGAAGAAGGTAAGATCAAGCGGGATTGATAACCGCTTCGGCGTTCGGGACCCCAGGAAAATGGTTCCATCGGGCAGGGACGCCCTCTGGTGCACGCGGGGACGCATGCGCTCCCTGATCCTAGGGCAAGTGGGGGCCGCTCTCCCTACACACGAAAAATCTAGGGCCTTTGCGTGAAACTTATTTTTCCAGAACGTGACTGGGGATCAAACTCAGTCGCCTCACCCGCATCGCCCTTTTTGATCAAATGCCCCGTGGTCACTGACGAGGGGGAACTCATCCCTCCAGTTGAGAGGAGCAATTTGCTCGCCCGATTAGCTCTGCCAACTGAGCACCGAGCACATAGCACTTCGCACATCCTCCTTTCCTTCGTGGCTTTCGTGTTCTTCGTGGTGAAAATTGCCCCCTTTGGAACTCCGGGACGGGGATAAAAAGGTAAAATCAGCTATTGCCTTGGGAGATGGGTCCCTTAATAAATGGGAGTCTTATGCCTGATACTTTACGCGCTGAACGTTGTTTGAATGGTTGGTGGGACTTTCACCCGGTCCTGTCGGAAGAAGGTAAGAAACATTTACCCCCCGGGCCGATGCCGGTGGACGGATGGCATAATGGCAAATTGATCGTGCCGGGTTCTTGGACCTGTGGTGGATATGTGCCGGGGCTGGTGGCAGGAACCTCCGAGCAGGAAGAGGCGAAACCATGGATCAAATGGCGGATGTTCGACAGTTACAATAACCCGCCGGAATGGGAGCAGACGTATACGGGCTGGCTCAAACGGACATTTAAACTGGATAAAAAAACAGCTGGGCGCCGTTACAAAATCCATTTTGGGGCGATCTTACGCGAGAGCTGGATATATCTGAATGGCCGGGAGATCGGGCGGAGCCTTAACGGAGTGTTACCCGTCGAGCTGGATGTGACCGATACGATCCGGGCCGGTAAAAACGAGGTGGCGGTTTATTGCACGGACTACCGCCGTGACGGGCAGGGAAAGACTTTTGTGCCGAATGGTTATGACCAGTTATTAGTGCATAACGGCATCTGGCAGGATGTTTACCTGCGTTCCCATGCGGATTGTCACCTCGAGGATATCACGATCCGCACGAGTGTGCGTGAACAAGAGCTGACGATCCTGGCGACGATCACAAATCAATCCACCCAGGGCCGTGATGTATCCCCTTCTTTTGCCGTAAAAAATAACGGTATGGTGGAACTCTCAATCGAGGGTGGCCGCCTTTCGCTCGAACCCGGTGAACGCAAAAAAATCGAAATAACCCGTTCATGGAAATCATACATCCCTTGGAATACGCAGACACCGCACCTTTACCACTTAGAGACACAACTCGCCGAGGGGCGCAATGTCATTGATTTGCAGAGTGACCGGTTCGGTTTCCGCGAGATTTGGATCGAGGGGCCACACGTCTTGCTCAATGGTGACCCGTGCCACATGTTCGGGGATTGGTGTCACAAGAGCACATTTGACGTCTTCCAGCCCGCCTACATCCGGCAGTGGTTCCGCATGCTCAAGGATTGTAATATGAATTACCTACGGACCCACATGTTCCCGCATCCACCGGTGCTCCTCGATATAGCCGATGAAATGGGGATCCTCGTCTGTGTGGAGTCCGCCTTTGCATTTGGTGGGCAGATGGCTTTGGATGCGGAGGAATTCTGGAAAAATACGCGTGTCCATATCCGCGAGATGGTTTCGCGTGACAAGAATCATCCTTCGGTCATCCTCTGGAGTGTCGGTAATGAAACACGTTGGTCCGGCAATCAATCCGCTGTGATCAAAAACGGTCCGGGCCTACGCAAACTCTGTGAGGAACTCGACCCCACCCGCATTCCCTACCATGACGGGGACAGTACCCTCTGGGATGAACGCGAACAGCACTTGCTCAGCCGGCATTACGGGCTCGAATCCGCCGGTGAAGGCTGGTGGGATAAAAAGCAGCCTTTGCATGTCGGGGAGGTCGGTAAATGGCATTATGGCCAGCCCCACGACAATGGCATCTACGGGGATGACTCCATGTATGCTTCCTTTGCTGAGTGCCACCGTGCCATCGCACGGGAAGCTTATGATGTGATCGAGCTCGCCCGTAGCAATGAGGTGTGTTGCCTTTTCCCGTGGAATCTCTCCGGGCTGGATAATTACCGCCCTTGGCCCGAAGAGCACCGTTTTGAAATCAAGGAGCCCGAGTCTCCTGGATTCAAAATCCTGCGCACGGCCGCATTCACGAGTGAATTCTCCTGGTGGGAACCCAACGGCAAGGGGTATGCGCCGGGGGTGGGTTTTGAGCTGATGAAAAAAGCGTTCCGCCCCTTAGCGGTTATTGTCCGCGAGAGGCTCTCCCGATTTTTTGATGATGCCACTGTGAAACATACGGTGAGCGTGGTGAATGACACGGGTGATATTGTCCGGGGCGATTTGCGCGTGCGCCTTTTCCGGGGGGAGAAAGTCCTCCATGAAGAAACCGGCCCGGTGGAAATCAAAAATGGGCGGTTGTATAAAAAGCAATTTGCACTGCCTTTGGTCAAACTGGGTGAAGCCACTGACCTGATCATCGTCACCGACCTGTCCGATACCGCACAGGTGTATGACCGGCATGAGCGCAATTTGCGCGTGACCCCGGCGACCGAGCGCAAGCGTGAATGGAAACTCCCGGTCGTGGCGATCCTCGGGGATGGTCCGGTGAAACAAATCCTCTCCGACCACAAGGTGAAAACCCTCCGGGTAAAATCTATTGATAAAGTCGATATCAAAAAAACACCCCTCTTGCTGATCGAATGCAATGGCGTGGAAGCAGCAAGTAAACAAAACCAAGAACTTGAGACTTTCCTCGCCAAAGGCGGGCGGGCTGTGATCCTCGAGCAGTCCTCCTGCATCTTCCCGGTATTAGATATAGACCAGAAACCTGTCGAGAGATGCCATATCCGTGGAGGGCAAAATGATATTCTCGCGGGATTAGGCGCGGGCGATTTTGAATTCTGGGGTGAAGACCCTTATGCCGTGATGGGTTCCGACTCGGCGGTGGTTCGTCTCCCTTACCGGAAACCTTCCAAAGGCAATATCCGTATTTTGCTGCATTCATCCTACGGTGATTTTGGTGGGGAAGGAATGAGGTTTTCCCCTTTATTCGAGTACCGGAGCGGGAAAGGAACCGTGATCGCCTCACAATTACGGATTACTGATAAAGCGGCCACCCATCCCGTGGCCCACGCCTTAATCGGGAGATTCCTCGACTA encodes the following:
- a CDS encoding DUF2254 family protein, which codes for GRLFPERLGHGPAEDDDDPPSHLPSDRKWRAISAKESAYIQSVDNEILLRIARENKTLVRMEHAVGEFVVEDTTLVSLAADGPPDEKVIDDLRCAFALSRYRTVHQDVGFGIRQIVDVALKALSPGINDTTTATTCVEYLTAILARLAVRRIPSNYRHEEGELRVIALGLSFESLLAESFDEIQSSSKGNLTVMLRMLEGLQTLAGLTANPPHRRVLGEQADQIAELAERTLEFPHEQTRFESRLAQVREALKAELVLPIYEPPAEA
- a CDS encoding amino acid permease, which translates into the protein MAQIDYSNPQTDTVQLKRTLGKWQLLFYGLGSMLGAGIYALVGKAALMMGNAVWMAFAAAMVGAILTGLSYASLGSRHPRAGGAAYVTQHAFGITILSYIVGIAVTMSGLTSMAAGTQAMADNLLKGFSLLANQPYQAGSIWIKPVSVVIVLMIGLVLIKGIRESMWANLICTFVEAAGLLFIIAVGMRFWGSVDYMEMPVGTDTGHFSTVLMLVLSGAVLTFFSFIGFEDILNVSEEVKNPSRDVPFGLVGAMILATLIYMGVAITAVSVIPYQEFADSGSTPLVRVAQVAAPWFGRIDVVYVGISIFAIGNTALLNYLMGSRLLYGMSRQGLLPGFLGIVNARTQTPVVAICVLFLIVTALIAVGNVKALAESTVLLLLCVFIIMNASLIRLKLKKDEPKGRFEVPLLVPILGLLVCGAMLVRRAIDPFLGKEITSEAYLPPMLAAVIIVAAAGLYFVVSPVKVAEEGKIKRD
- a CDS encoding glycoside hydrolase family 2 TIM barrel-domain containing protein; its protein translation is MPDTLRAERCLNGWWDFHPVLSEEGKKHLPPGPMPVDGWHNGKLIVPGSWTCGGYVPGLVAGTSEQEEAKPWIKWRMFDSYNNPPEWEQTYTGWLKRTFKLDKKTAGRRYKIHFGAILRESWIYLNGREIGRSLNGVLPVELDVTDTIRAGKNEVAVYCTDYRRDGQGKTFVPNGYDQLLVHNGIWQDVYLRSHADCHLEDITIRTSVREQELTILATITNQSTQGRDVSPSFAVKNNGMVELSIEGGRLSLEPGERKKIEITRSWKSYIPWNTQTPHLYHLETQLAEGRNVIDLQSDRFGFREIWIEGPHVLLNGDPCHMFGDWCHKSTFDVFQPAYIRQWFRMLKDCNMNYLRTHMFPHPPVLLDIADEMGILVCVESAFAFGGQMALDAEEFWKNTRVHIREMVSRDKNHPSVILWSVGNETRWSGNQSAVIKNGPGLRKLCEELDPTRIPYHDGDSTLWDEREQHLLSRHYGLESAGEGWWDKKQPLHVGEVGKWHYGQPHDNGIYGDDSMYASFAECHRAIAREAYDVIELARSNEVCCLFPWNLSGLDNYRPWPEEHRFEIKEPESPGFKILRTAAFTSEFSWWEPNGKGYAPGVGFELMKKAFRPLAVIVRERLSRFFDDATVKHTVSVVNDTGDIVRGDLRVRLFRGEKVLHEETGPVEIKNGRLYKKQFALPLVKLGEATDLIIVTDLSDTAQVYDRHERNLRVTPATERKREWKLPVVAILGDGPVKQILSDHKVKTLRVKSIDKVDIKKTPLLLIECNGVEAASKQNQELETFLAKGGRAVILEQSSCIFPVLDIDQKPVERCHIRGGQNDILAGLGAGDFEFWGEDPYAVMGSDSAVVRLPYRKPSKGNIRILLHSSYGDFGGEGMRFSPLFEYRSGKGTVIASQLRITDKAATHPVAHALIGRFLDYAAKYKARAICPVEAVGAVPAETLARIGVSTADVSSLVLVDGKAVPKKIALDLAARARKGATIFVSALDRGSVAVLAKAFDLEIKAVDLGNQYNLVRACDHELLEGVSQHETFWLDKVQYTYGVENRLMTDVLLESAQGQALLVSERESCWREFFTQDAMSEWLRMPVVTSLLWNGPRRSAAGLLEFPYGKGRLILCQIPLATDEYAKADCFWSHLLARAGASFGSPLLVGESVEAGSKRSDGFATALQTLCDPDETTFQEILKVGICTEIRMANAAISNGFPWVRMDNEQGEILLDTPAREVVMTYQLHAGRMRKAVPVEGGWPDPSQQTLLGLEGDGTVELYVNGRPYEAVHLGQAGSGTVADIDLDLVFNTVILRWKPEGGKRLASLWRNRQRQPEIEFLFLV